Proteins from a genomic interval of Lolium perenne isolate Kyuss_39 chromosome 1, Kyuss_2.0, whole genome shotgun sequence:
- the LOC127299947 gene encoding protein NRT1/ PTR FAMILY 5.2, which yields MENGDGEYAQDGSVDLRGNPVLRSKRGGWTACTFIVVYELFERMAYYGIASNLVMYMTRNLHQGIVEASNNVTNWSGTVFLTPLIGAVVADAYLGRYWTFVAGSAIYLMGMILLTLSVTVPALKPPPCDGTTCPRASALELGVYFGGLYTIALGHGGTKPNISTIGADQFDDFDPVEKLHKLSFFNWWMFTIFLGILFSTTVLVYLQDNVSWSVGYGIPTLGLLVSIVIFLAGTPMYRHKKPQGSPLTSMGKVVAAAVWKHKVELPMDAKQLHELELEHYTSRKRFRMDATDSMRFLNKAAVKVNPEKDDNDDDRESLGLPPWTLCTVTQVEETKQMAKLVPLLLTMFVPCTLFAQAGTLFVKQAATLDRRFGGFQVPPASLGAVVVLAMLICVALYDRVFVPVARRRTMNPRGITLLQRIGAGLLLQVVTMAVTAAIESHRLGFARSHAPDAAGVLPLSIFLLLPQFVLMGASDALLLVGQIEFFYDQAPESMKSLGTALSLTAYGAGNILSSAVLSLVVRVTGKWGTPWVTNNLNTSRLDYYYALLAVLAVANLSVYIALSRRYTYRAESRETIAIAMDVQGGPAGVHSKPASVGLRSGALTKAGHR from the exons ATGGAGAACGGCGATGGTGAGTACGCGCAGGACGGCTCCGTGGACCTCCGAGGCAACCCCGTCCTCCGCTCCAAGCGCGGCGGCTGGACAGCCTGCACCTTCATCGTCG TGTACGAGCTGTTCGAGAGGATGGCCTACTACGGGATCGCGTCGAACCTGGTGATGTACATGACCAGGAACCTTCACCAGGGGATCGTCGAGGCGTCCAACAATGTCACCAACTGGTCTGGCACCGTCTTCCTCACGCCGCTCATCGGCGCCGTCGTTGCCGACGCCTACCTCGGTCGTTACTGGACCTTCGTCGCCGGTTCAGCCATCTACCTCATG GGTATGATACTGCTGACGCTGTCGGTCACCGTGCCGGCACTGAAACCTCCGCCCTGCGACGGCACCACCTGCCCGCGCGCCTCCGCCCTGGAGCTGGGCGTCTACTTCGGCGGGCTGTACACCATCGCGCTCGGTCATGGCGGCACGAAGCCCAACATCTCCACCATCGGCGCGGACCAGTTCGACGACTTCGACCCGGTGGAGAAGCTGCACAAGCTCTCCTTCTTCAACTGGTGGATGTTCACCATCTTCCTTGGCATCCTCTTCTCCACCACCGTCCTAGTGTACCTCCAGGACAACGTTAGCTGGTCCGTGGGCTACGGCATTCCTACGCTGGGGCTTCTGGTCTCCATTGTCATCTTCCTCGCTGGCACGCCGATGTACCGCCACAAGAAGCCACAGGGTAGCCCGCTGACGAGCATGGGGAAGGTGGTTGCGGCGGCCGTGTGGAAACACAAGGTCGAGCTGCCCATGGACGCCAAGCAGCTGCACGAGCTGGAGCTGGAACACTACACGAGCAGGAAGAGGTTCCGCATGGACGCCACGGATTCCATGAGGTTCCTGAACAAGGCGGCCGTCAAGGTTAATCCCGAGAAggacgacaacgacgacgaccGCGAGTCGTTGGGGCTTCCACCGTGGACGCTTTGCACGGTGACGCAGGTGGAGGAGACGAAGCAGATGGCCAAGCTCGTACCGTTACTCCTCACTATGTTCGTGCCGTGCACGCTGTTCGCGCAGGCAGGTACGCTTTTCGTGAAGCAGGCGGCGACGCTGGATCGGCGCTTCGGCGGGTTCCAGGTGCCCCCCGCGAGCCTCGGCGCGGTGGTCGTGCTAGCCATGCTCATCTGCGTCGCGCTCTACGACCGCGTATTCGTCCCCGTCGCACGGAGGCGCACAATGAACCCGAGGGGGATCACGCTGCTGCAGCGGATCGGTGCCGGGCTGCTGCTCCAGGTCGTCACCATGGCGGTTACGGCGGCGATCGAGAGTCATAGGCTGGGCTTTGCAAGGAGCCACGCCCCTGACGCCGCCGGCGTGCTTCCTCTGAGCATCTTCCTGCTGCTGCCGCAGTTCGTGCTCATGGGCGCCTCCGATGCGCTCCTGTTGGTGGGTCAGATCGAGTTCTTCTACGACCAGGCGCCGGAGAGTATGAAGAGCCTCGGCACGGCGCTGTCCCTGACGGCGTACGGGGCGGGCAACATCCTCAGCAGCGCCGTCCTCTCGCTGGTCGTGCGTGTCACCGGGAAATGGGGGACCCCGTGGGTGACCAATAACCTCAACACATCGCGCCTCGACTACTACTACGCGCTCCTCGCCGTGCTCGCCGTGGCGAACCTTTCGGTGTACATTGCTCTCAGCAGGAGGTACACGTACCGAgcggagtcgagggaaacaatcgCTATCGCCATGGACGTGCAGGGCGGCCCGGCAGGAGTTCACTCAAAGCCAGCGTCAGTGGGATTGAGATCCGGTGCCCTGACTAAGGCAGGGCACCGATGA